The Acidobacteriota bacterium nucleotide sequence ACCGGCGCGATCTCCGCCAGCCGGCGAGCCAAGGCCGGTCGCCGCGGATGGGCGTGAACGTCGCCCAGGCCGTGAAGGAGAACCGCGCTCTGCCGCCGGATCGCCTCCACCACCCGCGGATGGCGATGGCCGACGGCGGCGACCCCGAAGCCGGAAGTCAAGTCGACGAAACGGTTGCCGTCCACATCGACGACGTTCGACCCCACCGCCTCGTGCCACAGCAGCGACGCCTCCCCGCCCGCCAGGGTATTGATCCCCGGCGCCTCGAAGCGCCCGAGGTCGCGGCTCAGCTCGCGGGACCGAGGTCCCGGCGGCTCTAGCGTGATCTCGGGAGGAAGATTGCCTACTTCATGCATTCTGTTGGTTGCGGCAGCCAGAGGCAGATCTCGCGATGGGAGCCCGTAGGGCGAGCCGGGCCCAAGGGGCTCCTCTCGGGGGTGAGCCCACAACAACGACGCTTCTTGTGGGCGAGCGGGGCTGGAACAGCCCCCCTGAAAACGACGGCGCGCGAACTACGGTGCTGAGCACGTAGGTCGGTGCCCCTTTAGAGAGCCCGCCGCCCGGCGAGGGAGCGAGCCAGCGTCACTTGGTCGGTGTATTCGATGTCGCCGCCCACCGGCATACCGAAGGCAAGACGCGTGACCTCGATGCCGCGGTCCTTGAGCAAGCGGGCGAGGTACAGCGCCGTCGCCTCACCCTCGACATTCGGGTTGGTGGCGAGGATCACCTCTTCCACCTCGTCGAGGCGGCCGAGCAGGCCGGCGACGTCGATCTGGTCCGGGCCGATGCCGCGGTGGGGGCGCAAGGCGCCGAGCAGCACGTGGTAAAGGCCGGCGAACTCGCCGGTGCGCTCGATGGGCTCAATATTGAAAGGTTCCTCGACCACGCAGAGCTGGGTGCGATCCCGCGTCGGGTCCCGGCAGTAGCGGCAGGGATCCTCCGCCGTGATGGCGTTGCAGGTCGAGCAGTGGAAGAGCTTTTCTTTGACGTCGACGATCGCTTCGGCAAGGGCGCAGGCCTCAGCGTCCTTCACCCGCAACAGATGCTGGGCGATACGGCCGGCGGTCTTCGAGCCGATCGACGGTAGCCGCGACAGCTCGCCGACCAGCCGGGCGAGGGGATCGGGCGTGGTGGACAAGGAGGACTGGAGAAGAATTCGGGCTAAACGATACCCGGCAGGCTGGCGGCCATCGAACCCATCTTGCCTTGCATCGTCTCATCGACTTTGCGGGCGGCTTCGTTGACGGCGGCCTTGATCAGGTCTTCGAGCATCGAAACGTCTTCCGGATCCACCGCCTCGGGGTCGATCTTGACGGAAACCAAGAGCTTGTGACCGTCCATGCGCACCGTCACCATGCCGCCTCCGACGCTCGCCTCCACCACCGTCTCGGCGAGTTCCCGCTGGAGTTTTTCCTGCATTTCCTGCGCTTGCTTCATCAACTGCCGGATGCTGCTCATGATTCCTCCGTAGGGAGATCCTCGACCTCCTCGACTTTACCCTGAAAGAGATCCAAAACAATCTGCACCGCCGGATCCGACGCCTCTTCCGCTTCTACGGTTTCCGCCTCCGGCTCGGTCTTCTGGCGGGCCGTCCGGTCGCCCTCTTTGAC carries:
- the recR gene encoding recombination mediator RecR; translated protein: MSTTPDPLARLVGELSRLPSIGSKTAGRIAQHLLRVKDAEACALAEAIVDVKEKLFHCSTCNAITAEDPCRYCRDPTRDRTQLCVVEEPFNIEPIERTGEFAGLYHVLLGALRPHRGIGPDQIDVAGLLGRLDEVEEVILATNPNVEGEATALYLARLLKDRGIEVTRLAFGMPVGGDIEYTDQVTLARSLAGRRAL
- a CDS encoding YbaB/EbfC family nucleoid-associated protein; the encoded protein is MSSIRQLMKQAQEMQEKLQRELAETVVEASVGGGMVTVRMDGHKLLVSVKIDPEAVDPEDVSMLEDLIKAAVNEAARKVDETMQGKMGSMAASLPGIV